AAAACAGCACAGTTGGTTGCTGACAGCAAATAGGTGAACAACATTTATCTTATCTTCTCAAGAAGCTCCTCTGTCCCACAATCTTAAAGAAGATTTTGTCTCAGAACATATTATTCCTCATTTCCTTTAGTTGTTTGACTGACCAATTCCAGAAGCGTAAAAGGCTCCAAAGCATTCTTTAGACTTCCTTAGACAATTCAGTTACATGTGAGAATGAGTAAGCTCACAGAAACACCTATTTGTTGCTATTGTACTCAAAGTGCGATTTGGATGTTGCTTTATCTTTTGCTATCTTTGGCATTAAAAAATTATGCCAATTTCCTAAAATTACACAATGTTTTTAAAGTGCATAAGAAAGAACCACGAGAAGAATGGATACCTCCTATTCCTATTGAAACAGAACCTCAGTTCGTCAAAGGTAAGCTAATGAAAGTAAAAGTTCTCTGGACTCTTTACCCATTCCTTTGTATTACACATTTTGGTTTTTGTGTTATTTCTTTTGAATGTCTTTCTTGTAGATATTTTGTGTTTTAGTGACAATAACCTTTGTCTGGTACATTACTGTGTGTACTATTACTTGTGTCCTTTATATTGTTTGTGTACATTGTTCCTTCTTTTAGTGTCTCATTTTTATAACAGAAATCTCATGTACATTTTCTTTCATCAAAAATCAATCATGATTAAAAAGATGTATTACTAGCTGCTTATTATTAAAGTGAGTTCCAAAGATTATGATTAAATATTCCTACACTTAATACTTTCAAAGTGACTGAAGTGGGCTGGAAAATTATCACTGAAGAAAAAGTAGCTATGTCTGAAGAGGAGGCGGCTCCACCAAAAAAAGGTACATTTGAAGCTCTGCAACAGATGTTTCTCTCTTAAAGTTCTCTTAGTGTTCTCTTGTATCCTAAACTGACTAATTATGTTAAAAAAATGTCAATTCTGGTGTGTGCGTTCATTTCCTTATCAAACTTATACAAATGTATAAGCCTCTGTACTGGTATTTTTGTTGCCTGCTTATTTGCCATTTATGAGTAATTCAGAACTTCTAAGAATAAAACAACATGATCAAAGTGCAAAAGTGCCTTAAAAATCTGTGCCAGGAGAGAAAGTGCCCATTTTGCTTCATAAAAAAGTGGTGATGCCACTGGCTAAAAGTACTTCAGCTCTTTCTGGGGATACAGGAGGCTTCTACCTGTCAGAAATCAGTGAGAACCGAGAGGCCTTGAACCTGCAAGTtacctgattttaaaaaagtctatACTCTGTTGGTTATGAATTAAAAGGAATTTGggtttcttcctgaaaaaaacgTAGAAAATTATTTGAAACTGTCACATACCTGCATTTCTTGTGCATCCAAACTGCTCGGAATTGCATAATTGTTTTAGGTACATGCTAATGTTGATAAACTAAGTATCAGTCATACAGTCCATATCAGTCACATGCAGAAGCTCACGGGATCGTCTCTAAAAAAAGTATCAATGTCTTTTCAGATAATCataaattctattttaattaTGTGCTGGAATCTTTAACATCTGTCATTTTCTTATGACCTTAAAAAGTTCACTTTTGCCTTTTTTCTGGGTGTGAGAGTTTAGTTAAATTTGATTGGAAGGTGCCAGCAACACTGAACAATCTTACATTTAAATTTTAGGCCCGTGATGTGCCCTGTAAATATATTTTAGTTATTCTTTTTTTATGTGCGTCTTTTTTGCTTCGTGTTTTGATGATTTTATAAATATTGTTACTGTTACCAAAACAGCACAATAATTTAAAATGCCTGAAGTGATAAGGGAGCTTACATTGAAGGAAAACAAAGTGATGGTGTTCTTAAAAACTTACAGAGCAACAAGCCAAATACAAGTCCATCTGTTTGTGCTTTAAAGTTCAAGTTGACTTGTTGTCTTTTGTTAGCTTAAATTTCTGTTTGCTTGTTGGTTGGTAATAACTCCATGTCCCTTTTTAGACCCACAAGCTTACTTTGTAAATGTGCGTTTGTTCATCCTTAATTCTTTTACGTGATCATCAAATTAACATAGCTGAATTGTCCAATTTAGTATTCTTAcaattgctatttttaaataccAGAAGTTCCAAAGCCAATTGTCTCAGAAGAAAGAGTGCCCAAAAGAAAAGCAGCTCGATCAGCAAAAGGTACCCACATCCATTGATTAAATTATAACAAAAATGGTCTCACTGCCTTCCTATTGGTCCTCCTCTCTGTCTGCCACATTGCCACAGAAATGACTCCTGAATGCTGACATTCCACCAAAATCCCAGGAACGTTAAGGGGAACTGAAGCAGCAGTAGGAGTACATTTCCAAACATTTTATCTGGTGGTCAGAGGTGGCAGGAAAGAATTTATGTCATATTTCTGTAACAATCACACTGTTACATGCGCTGTACTCCAAATACTGTTTCAGAGAAACACTACTAAAACTAGACTATACTTTAATATGCCAACAGTGGAAGCGTTCTGGGCTTTGTCAGAAGAGGTGTCCATCTCTCTTCACACGGTGGAGGAGCCTTTATACGCAGGTATGCACTAAGGTAGAAGAGCTTTAGgtccaaataaataaaatcttttagTTTTGCCTTTATCTTTTTTATCTGTTTTGTTTCCCAAGCAAAACTGGCGATTTAAAGTAGAGTGTAGATTAAAGATTTGTATTGCGCGCAGGACAGGTCAATGCTTTTCCAGGAAGAGAAGCCCTTTGAATTTCTCTGCTTTCAAGAGGCTTTATTCTTTCATCCTGACTTCCCTTTTGTTTTCCTGGGGGAACCTCAGTAATTTACTTAGCTCCTACCTAGGATACAAGCAGTGTGCTGCCTTTCTCTGTGCTCCTTGAGGGAGAACTGCCTGACCAACTCCAAACTAAATAGGCAAGTGCTCTCCTCTTCTGGGTGGTCTGTCCTCCTTTCCCCGCTCTCCTAAGGAAAGCCAGTAGTGATACAGGAAAGGCTCCTCCGACCCTTCCTCAGCTGCCCTCTCAGTACCTCAGCTCACTCCGGGGCTGAGACAACCCAGGATGCTCCTAGCTATTGAGAAACCCCCTTTCTTAGCACACTGGGTGTTTAACCCCTGAGAGGAATTAAAAGACTTGTATAGCCACCAGCAGTGAGACTTGGCTTCACTGCAGCAGTATGACAGGAGGGTTGGGCATGACACCTACCCGGGGGGCTACGAGAAGAGGAGAACTGTAAGAGAAAGCACCTTGCAGGCCTCCCAAATAAAAAGCTTGGTGGAGAAGACCTGCCAGCAGCTTGGACAAGAGCCTGTTCAGAGGCTCAGTCATCTGTCCCGCAAAGAGAGAGGAGGTCAAGGTCTGCATGCTTCCACAGGAGGCATATAGAAGTTCAGCCTGCGGGACAAAGCTTTCTTGGGCAGCAGAGTCTGCTGTGGCTGGCTTTATGACCAAACCAATGATAGTTGATGGGCTCTACCGCTTTCATCTTGAGTTTGTGAGTTTGGACTTACCTGGCACTTAAATTTTAAGTCCCCCAAATTTTACTCTTATGCCTGTCCCTTCCAGAAAGTTACAAAGAAACTGGGCATGTTTCACACAACTGCAAGTAGAAGATACGTTAGCAGAAGCAAGGATTTTGCAGGTTGTCTCTCCTCATTGCAGCTTGCCACTGCAAGCAAAAATTAGGGTGTTCCTTGTGGGATATAGGTAGAAAAAGTTAGAGCTGTTACTGTCAAGTATATTCTCTCTGCCAAAAAGAAAATTCACAACTTTTTTGCTATCTAAGAGGATCCAAATGCCAGGGCACACCAGTTTGTTCTGAATTTGTCCATATGTTAATAACCTGCAGTTTCAAAGCTAGAAGAAGAAAATACCAGTACAGTTTCAAAAAGAGAAGGTGCTTCCCCAACAAAGTGTGCCCACAGTCCTGGATAATCCTACAAAAGTTGATCATCTCTCTTAAGCTTTTTGGAGAGTTTACAATGAACATGGTGTCATTTTCTTGATGTGGGCATTGGTTGTTTCAAATCTGCTGCAAGCACAAGACCACTGACTACTTCTATCTGTGCAAGTGGCATGTCTGTTCCTGCTCTCCCATCTTACTCTAGGATTAGTTTATTTGTTCTCGCAAATTCTTTGTCACACACGGCTGTCAGAGAGCTCCTGCTGTATTTAGTAGAGAAGCTCAGAGAGAGCCACAGAGGCACATTAGTGTGAAGAACCCTGTTTCCTCATACGTTGGCAGAGATGGGCACAGCAAAGACCATCTGCTCCTATGTAGATCTTGAGATGTTAGACTTTTCTTGTCATTTTACTAAGTTATCGTCTAATGCTTCCATCATACCTCATCAATCTGCACAGTTACCTTGGTGATAGGTGAGCCACGTATACATTAGATACCCTTTTTAGATATCATTCTTCTTTTTTGTTGAATTACACCCTTTTCTGTTAGTATTCTGCTTCATGCCTCTAGTGTTTGTGCGTctgtactttgtttttaaagttcttAAATTTAAATATTCTGTATCTTTAGTGTCTGAGGTTCCCGAGAGAGTAGTGTTAGAAGAAGTATCACCAATTTCTATTGCTAAAAAAGTGAAGAAGCCACCAGTTAAAGGTACATTGGCTAtaacatatatattatatatgttCTGTGTACATCTGTACTACAAATGTGCTGTGAGTTCTGCCCTTGTATTTACTGAATGTCAATGTTACTGTTACTAAACTTACACCATAATTCAAAGTGTCTACAGTGCCCAGTGAGCTTACTCAGAAATAAACATGCTACTATTTTTAACAGTGGAAATTCAGCAAACCAAGTGCACATCCAGCTCTTAGGACATTAAAGCTTAATTTGATTTGGTGTCACTGTTCATATTTGCTTGTCGTTTGTGGGAATGAGCAAACTAAGGGCagctctacactagacctgaaagttgattctAAATACATAATCCCATCTGTGGGAACTGCATAACTGATATCGacatatctatgatcaacttatctggtcatcctcactgagggaggttgatgacaGCAACCATTGGCAACCTCCACTACTTCTTACAATAATGAGAAATATcggggtcaactgttgagcctgaatagtttgattttgtgcagccCCACtaagcatgcaaaattgaaccctgacCGCGTTGACCTCCCAATAAGTGTAGCTCTACCCTTTCAGAGACACAGCCAACTTTACTTCAAAGAACAGTGAGCACAAAGTCGCTGACTATATTTCCTCTCCATGGGAGATGTTCAATATGCCTGTATCCAGGGGAatactcatcatcatcaacaacaaccatgggctcagtgcccactggtgtccgatgcctccctcactatttcaaTTTGAGTGAGATTTATGTGTTTGTCAGTCCTCACTGAGGTCAATGAGAGACATTCAGTTGGCTTGAGTAGGCATTAGATCTAGCCCTGCAAATTGCTAAGCAGCTTCTGGAGGTGCTGAATGTGCTCGCCTAATCCATCTCCCAGTTGAATCATTGAGATTGACTTCAGAGGAAGTTGGATCAGTCCTTGAGCGGCCTTCATACATACATTACCTCATCAGGATCAGGTACAGAGGCAGGGGGCACCTTTAACAAAAGTATCTAATTTTATTGTGATTTGATTTCCTTCCtggtcttgtttgtttgtttagttcgTTTACAGAAAATGGTAGCACTGGTTTCAAAAAATATGACAGATAAAATCCATATTTTAAAATCTGAGCTAAAACCTTCCAGTAAATTAGCTACCTTTCCTTTCTCCAGCCACTATTTCTTTAAACAAATTCAGCAGAGGCTATAattaagttaaaaagaaaaagaaagaaaaaaaagacttaGTTTAATACAGACTTTTCTGCTTCAGATAAATACATACATCCCCAACCTAAATCAGTTTCTCCCTTTCTCTGCTGCTACTGTCCTTTTACCTTCTCCCCGCTTCTCCTGCACTACCCCATGAGAGTGTTTCTCAGAGTCTGAAACAGCTGACTTGGACTCACGAGGGTCATGCTCCAGCGGTAAGAAGACTCGTGTAGACGTTCTGCTCAGATTGGAGCCCATTCTTTGAGACCTGCTCACATCACTGTGCTTCTAAGCCTGGACTCCAACCCAAGCAGGAACTACTATTTTAAAGGCCTGTAGTGAGAACCCAAGAAAGTTGACCCCATTTCTGAGTCTTGCTGCTACAGGTTTTGTTTGTCTGTTAGTTTGCACTGTGTATATACCTGAAGACTTCACTTCACATTTAAGAAGTCATAACATTAGAGTTTATTGTATGACTAAGTTCTCAGACATTTTACTCTCAATAAATTACTACATGATATGGTACTTACTGCTATTTATGGATCGGCAGTGTTCCAAGTGCAGGGGAAGACAGGGTGAGTTAGATTTCTGAATCAAGCATTCCATAGATACACTAGCCAAGGACTctatgggtgcatctatactaggaactaactttgaagttaacttcaaagttaggcactattttgaagtagccttcagagagtctacacacgttctcccttactttgaagttaactttgaagtaagggagcctaagtccttactccattcccgggaatggagtagtgccctactttgaagtttaacttcgaagtagggagtgtgtagatgctcaactttgaattctgttattttgaagtaagtaaCTTCATAGTGTTGACCCGGGGGGAAACGTGGTAGGatttatggatttgggaaggctcaCCAGTCTGACTTAAAGTTTAAAGCTTCTAGGTTTGCACCTCTCCTAAGTTAACTGTTGAGTCTGAGACAGAGCCTATCTCAGGCTAGAGGTGAGTTTTTCAGGACTTTCAGTGATTACACAGACAATATTTTTAGCAGTACTTATGGTTTTGTTTATTTAGCAGCCCGATGATATTTAAGTAGCACTTAACAAATACAAATTGAGGGTGTATAACACAGTCAGTATCTGGTTACAGTCAAAGGATTTCACTTAACAATATTCTAAAACAATACCAATTACATAACTAACTGCATTTATGGGTTAAACTTATGCTcagcaaacaggatgcaatactcactgatTCCTTTGAACACTCTAGAAGTCAGGACCAGCTCACTTCAGTCGGTGTGGAAGGAGTTATTGAGGTGGTTAGGTTAAAGAAGAAATACAAAAGATTATTCCAGGAAAGATGGGCAAAGATTACAAGGTAGCGGAgagaatagagagagagagacaactgGGATGAGGAAAACCCCTCTGGTGCGGATCTGTCTGGCACAGCCCAGCACAGCGTCCTTTCCCCCAAACAGTAAAGGGGTTTTATGCCCATTTTaccacataggctatgtctacactagcccaaaacttcgaatgaccatgcaaatggccatttcgtagtttactaatgaagcgctgaaatacataatcaGCTTCTCATTAGAATGCTAGCAGCTGCGGCACtccaaaattgatgcagctcgcagccttgtggcttgtccagatggggctccttttcgaaagtaccccagcaacttcgaaatcccctcgtcctatctgctgttaggaatgcagctgccggcattctaatgaggtgctgaatacatatttcagcgcttcattcgtaaacttcaaaatggtcatttgcatggccatttcgaagttttgggctagtgtagacacggccataatgatTAAATTAGGGTCTGAATTCATAGaatctttgacaattgctgaTACCCCAAGTTTCCCAATGATCTCAAACTGAATGTTTCCCAGTTTCTGAGTAAAGGTCGAGGGGGAAATCCCATCGAGTGACCTTTGTCCGAATTTGGTTGCTAATTTCACACCTTCACTGGTGGGAGAAAAACCTGGGCACCCACTGACGTCAGAAATATACTCTGGATTGTGAAGATTTACACACATATCTTACCATTACAAATATGATCTTAACCTTTCTTACAGACCATATTCAACaaaaagccccctccccccatgccatgTTTGACTGGCAGGCTGCTTgcgttactgctgacaggaaagatagaaaggcATAGGCCTAGCTAGACATAGGTTAGCTAGACTATCGTGGCTTTTTAATACCTATGGCTACAGTATAACAAATTCTTACTTAAACTATATCTTAAACTACAACTAAGCTAAGCTCAGCACAGGCTacaaaagttatttttgtagtgtagatatggcccttGTGTCTTTTTCAcatcataattttttttctgaaagtttcaCTTATTCTCAAGGATACAGTTTGGACGACCAAACAGCAAatatgtgtgttgtgtgtgtcagTACTGAATGTTGGTTatacttttttaaataatttcatcaCTTGTCAAGGTTGTATATGCAATAATGGACCAAATATACCAAATAGGTTAATTATGTATTCTTAACATTAATATCTTTAAAGTGGGTGAAGAAGAGCCTTGCTACGTAGAGGTGGAAGTATCTGTCCCTGTTCCTAAAAGAGCGGCAGCTCCGCCACCTAGAGGTATATCATTTGTTTGCTTCCTATAACAtggagaaatgtctttctttgcattTCAGTCTTTAATTTCTTGTCTTAATAATCAAAATATAGCTCCGATGCTTTTCAGTTTTTTAGCATTGAACAAATACACGTACTGTACTTGTTTGTGTCCATTGCCCGTGTGTTCATACTGAGATTTGtgtgctgctttttcttttggtttctttTGACTTGAAATCATTCCAATTTGATAAAATtacacaatatttttaaagcacctaAGAAAAAACCAGCAGAAGAATGGATACCCCCAGTTCCTATTGAAATAGAAGAGCCTCAGTTCACTAAAGGTAAACTGTGGAAAATAAAATTGTCTAGAATCTGTATCTTTTCTTTTATCTTAAACAAttagtttgtttctttgtttcaaaGGGTTTTCTTGTAACTATTCTGTGTTTTAATGACAGTAACCTCTCTTGATCTTCACTGTATAATGTATCATTTGTGTCCATTGTTTATATTGTTTTTGTAAATTATTCCTTCTTTTATTTTGTGTCTTTGAATTAAGTGAAATTTTATGTGTTTTCTTTCAATGTAAGTTAGTCAAGATTTAAAAAGGCAGGCTGCTTATTCTTAACATGCATTCCAAATGTTACAATTAACTCTTCCTGCATTTAATACTTTTAAAGTGACCGAAGTGCACAGGAGAATTATCACAGAAGAAAAAGTAGCTATGTCTGAAAAGGAGGAGGTGCCACTGAAGAGAGGTAGATTGCCGTTTGAGTCTATGCAACAGATGTTTCTCTCTTAAAGTCGTCTTGTGTCCTGAACTGTCTACGTTGCATACAATGTTGATTCTCCTGTATATTTAGTTTTCCTTATTTGTCTTATACACAAAAGTCAGGCTTGTATTTTTGTTGCCTACTATTTGTGCCTACTATTTATGTGTAATTCAAAATTgctaaaaataaatatctttaaaatgcCAGATGTGCCCAAGAAAGCTGTGCCAGAAGAGAAAGTACCTGTTCAAGTCCCCAAAAAAGCAGTGGCTCCACCAGCTAAAGGTACATCAGCTTTTTTGGTGATACAGGAGTCTTCTACATGTCAGAAATCAATGGGAACGCATACGTTTTGAATCTGTGAATAATCTGATTAAAATAGTTTATATTCACTTGATTATGAATTAAAAGGAATTTTGGTTTCTGTTCTGCAAAGCTTGCAGAAAAATTATGTGAAACAGTTACACACCTGCATTTCTTGTGCATTAATAAAATTCTGCAACTTGCATGGTAGTTTTGGGTGCACACTAATTTTGATAAACAGAGTATCATTCAAATGCAGAATCTCACTGTAtcattggtaaaaaaaaaaaaaaaaaaaagtatcagtaAATTTTAATGTCATCAACATTTTTTCAAAGATGCCCTTCTGTCCTTAACATCCATCATTTTCTTGTGTGTTTAAAATACTGTTATGCTTTGtctgtgtgtgaaattttgtagtTAAATTACATGTATCAGATGAGGCCAGCAGTACTGTAGAGTCTTAAGACAAGTCTACAcaacaggggaaggtcaaattaaagtATCCAATTTCAGTTACGTTAATTACGTAGCtaaagttgatgtaccttaatttgggcttccataCCATCTCCCCTGGGGGAAGTCTCTGGAAGCCTGTGCTCCTGTCAACTTCTgcaacagctcagtggtttgagcaggggcctgctaaacccagggttgtgagcttaatccttgaggaggccctttagggattggagcaagtagaagccagggatggtgcttgctcctggcaagagggcagaggactggagtagatgacctcccaaggtcccttccagctctaggagatgtgtatctccaattaattcTTAATCCTTACAAGTGGCAGGAGAACCACCGTCAATGAGGGTACCTTGTAAGTTTGATTTactgcatccccactaggcatgctaaattgaactccagaagatagaCCACAGCAGGGTCAATCTcacttgtagtgtagatgtgcacTGAGGTTCAAAGTTTAAATTCCTCACTATGTCATGCATATATGCTTTAGACAATTTTTTGAGTGGCATGTGTCCTTTGTTTGCATAATCAGTGCAGTTGAGTATAAATGGTATTGCTGTTACTGAAAGCAAACGGTAATTTAAAGTGAAGTGCCTAGGATGCATACTCAGAAGGAGAGACAGCAGGCTACTCTCTAAACTCTCTCAAAATATAATTTCTGCAAGCCAAATGCATATCCAGCTATTAGTTCATTAAAGTTTAAGGTGATTTGCTGTCTTTATTACATGTCTCTACCATGTAATTTCATGGTTTTGCTCTTCTTGTGAGGATGAGCAAACCTACAGAAACTCCTGtataacttaaaaataaatactggTGGATCTGTAACACAGTTAACATAACACTGCAAAGAATAATAAGCACAAATCTTCCTCTTGTTGACTCAAGGGGGAATGTTGTTGGAATTATGGATTTGGGAAGGTTTGCCAATCTGCCTTAAAGTTTAAAGATTAAGGTTCAACCTTTCCCAAGTTAACATGAACAGTGAGACAGAGCATGTCTCAAGGTGGTGGTGAGTTTTCAGGAGTTCCAGTGATTACACAGACAACACTTTTAGCAGCCCTTCTGGTTTGTCTATTTTAGCAGCACAATAGTATTAAAGCAGCACTTAACAGATACAGATTGAAGATATTTAATACAGTTAATATCTGGTTACAGACAGAGATTTTACTTAACAACGTTATAACAACTAATACCAGTTACTTGACTAACTTAATTTATGGTTTAAATGTACGCTATACAAGGAAGGTACAATACGCACTGACTCCTCTGAACCATCTAGAAGCTGAGGCCTGCTCACTTCTGTCGGTGAGATCGATGAGGAAGGTGTTATTGCAGTGGGGGCGGCATTTTTGTTAAAGAGTGAAAAAACAAAGCATTGTTCTAAGAATAGTGGTAGCAAAGATAAAAGAGATAACAGAGATgatagaaagagagagactggTTCCTTAAGGAGACAACAAATACACCTGAGATGCAGATTCCGCCTAGCACACACTCCCCATGTAGCGAGAGTTTCTCATACCCATCTTACCTCATAATACTTAAATACTGATACTAAATTAAGCTCTGATTTCATACAATCTTCAAAAATACCCCAAGTTTCCTGATGACCTCAACATGGTCGTCCCCTCTGATCGTATCCTATAGTCAGTTTTTCAAGATCAATTTCTGGTAAAAGATCAGAGGAAAAACACCATTAGGTGACCTTCGCTTAAATTCAATTGAGGCCATCACTCCCTTCCTGTCAGGGGTAGGTGGGGAAAGCTTGAATGCCAGTTGATGTAAGAAAGTGACTCAGTTAGCAAAGATTTAGGTACATGACTTTACATTACTAATCTGACCTTAACTTCGCCTATAAACAGGGTGAAAGAAAAATTTTTTGCAAAAAGCCCCTCATGGCAAGTTTTACTGGCAGGCTGCTCACGTTACTGCTGACAAGGAAAGATAAGATAGATAGACCTCCCTGGGCCTTAGTTAGCTATACTATAATGGCTTCTTGATATATGGATATATTAAAACAAAGCCTTAACCAAACTACCATAATCAAACTACAATTAAGCTAGCAAGAGCTACACTCTGCATGTGGCATACTTAATCTGCCACTATTCAGGTGCATTGTTAATAAGGCAATTTCCAGTAACAAAAGGAGGAGGCATCATAAAAAGAAGGTAATGTTGGCTAAGGAGATTTTCTTCCCCATCTTTTTGTTCCAAGTTCCTAGAAAATAACAGCACCGATTTTAAAATAAGCGTACAACTGGAAACCATGTTTTGAAATCTGAGCCAAGAATTTTCCAGTCCTTTCCTTCAGCCAGCTAAGGTTTCTCAAAAACTAATTCAATAAGGGCTACAATATAAGAAATGAATGGGCTCAGCCCAGAAGATTGTTTGACATAAATGCCTACAACCCAAACCCAAATATCCCAAGAGGTCTCGCCATTTGCTTTGTTGCAACTAAAAGCCATCTAAGACTCCCTTTGACCTTCATGCAGCATACAATAAACACCAcctgtctacatctacactagaaacatttgtctacagaagcgggtcgtcccacaaaagctcatctccgaataaatcattttgctagtctttaaagtgctacatttcggctgctttgttttgttggagtacacactaagacagctacctctctgttactgtctacagaagtcactgtcagaagagatgtgccaacaaaacttctgttgatagatcacatctacacatgaaagagaatcatcttttgacccactctgttgacaaaagggcaccctggagtgtctacatagcttcttttgacaaaacacCTTTTTTGCagagatgctccacaagttttgtcggcaaaaccccagttttgtctacaaaactctctagtgcagacatagcccctgtgtttTTTGTATGCCTTGGTTCTCAGATACTAGCAAATT
This portion of the Carettochelys insculpta isolate YL-2023 chromosome 8, ASM3395843v1, whole genome shotgun sequence genome encodes:
- the LOC142016695 gene encoding uncharacterized protein LOC142016695 — translated: MAVVVIFIVSELLDLCHNHCSTTHPKTELLFKEPSVTEWIEEEEEEMAISVHREEISSVTVHKKEPREEWIPPIPIETEPQFVKVTEVGWKIITEEKVAMSEEEAAPPKKEVPKPIVSEERVPKRKAARSAKVEAFWALSEEVSISLHTVEEPLYAVSEVPERVVLEEVSPISIAKKVKKPPVKVGEEEPCYVEVEVSVPVPKRAAAPPPRAPKKKPAEEWIPPVPIEIEEPQFTKVTEVHRRIITEEKVAMSEKEEVPLKRGRLPFESMQQMFLS